The following coding sequences lie in one Bacillota bacterium genomic window:
- the smpB gene encoding SsrA-binding protein SmpB — translation MPGAKEGAVKIVAENRKARHDYFIDETYEAGIALVGTEVKSLRAGKVSLRDSYAEVVGGEVFLHNMHISPYEKGNRFNHDPKRTRKLLLHKREIKRLLGQTTQKGFTLIPLRLYFKRGKAKVELALARGKKLYDKREEIAKRDAAREIAREWRGRDR, via the coding sequence GTGCCCGGGGCGAAGGAAGGAGCGGTGAAAATCGTTGCCGAAAACAGGAAGGCGCGCCACGATTACTTTATCGATGAAACATACGAGGCCGGAATCGCTCTCGTGGGGACGGAGGTAAAGTCCCTGCGGGCCGGAAAAGTAAGCTTGCGAGACAGCTACGCTGAAGTGGTCGGCGGCGAGGTTTTCCTGCACAACATGCACATCAGCCCCTACGAAAAGGGGAACCGGTTCAACCACGACCCCAAGCGCACCCGGAAGCTCCTCCTGCACAAACGGGAAATTAAACGCCTGCTGGGTCAAACAACGCAGAAAGGCTTTACTTTGATTCCTTTGCGCCTGTATTTCAAAAGGGGAAAGGCGAAGGTGGAGCTTGCGCTGGCGCGGGGGAAGAAATTGTACGACAAGCGGGAAGAAATCGCGAAACGGGACGCGGCGCGGGAGATAGCGCGGGAATGGCGCGGGCGTGACCGTTAG
- a CDS encoding PaaI family thioesterase, with translation MVWLKELPLYQKCFVCGDANPAGLRVRFYADGEEVRAGFVPDERWEGYPGMVHGGVLAALLDEVMYKAVFAQGEFTVTAKIEVRFRSPARVGVPLEARGRAGDRKGRLIKAQGEIRDGENRLIATAAGTFCVLPPAQQKDLPGTPGASPFETLT, from the coding sequence ATGGTCTGGTTGAAGGAATTGCCGCTGTATCAAAAGTGTTTTGTATGTGGTGACGCAAATCCGGCGGGGCTCCGGGTCCGTTTTTACGCTGATGGGGAGGAGGTCCGCGCCGGTTTTGTCCCCGATGAACGCTGGGAGGGATACCCGGGGATGGTACACGGTGGCGTTTTGGCTGCCCTGCTGGATGAGGTGATGTACAAGGCGGTTTTTGCGCAGGGCGAGTTCACAGTAACGGCAAAAATTGAGGTGCGGTTTCGCAGCCCGGCGCGGGTTGGAGTTCCTCTTGAGGCCAGGGGGCGGGCCGGAGACCGAAAAGGGCGCTTGATCAAGGCTCAAGGGGAAATCCGGGATGGCGAAAACCGGCTTATTGCCACTGCGGCCGGTACGTTCTGTGTTTTGCCTCCGGCTCAACAAAAAGACCTGCCCGGCACACCAGGTGCAAGCCCTTTTGAGACGCTTACCTGA
- the rnr gene encoding ribonuclease R: protein MAKQRQVKEPRKGVKKKRKETTLKDQVLNLLTKANRPLNIQELAGQFDEIEISDLAFCLEEMEAEGEVIRTRKNRYGIPEKMNLYVGTLQGHPQGYAFLVPDNKRVGDLYISRENLGGAMHNDRVIVRPLGYSLKGKRPEGEVIRILKRANERVVGTLEEEGRHFGFVIPDDKRLGWDIFIPRARMKGVRRGDKVVVEITQWPGARRSPEGKIVERFGTTGEPGVDILAIVKKYGLPEDFPARVLCEAEKIPLDLSREDLVGRWDLRELPMITIDGEDAKDLDDAVSLEVLPTGNYRLGVHIADVAYYVKENSELDKEAFRRGTSVYLVDRVIPMLPPRLSNGICSLNAGEDRLALTVFMEINREGHVIRYEIGPSVIRVDERMTYTNVRRVLEEEDPELCHRYACFVETFHQMRDLCLILRNRRQQRGALDFDFPESKVTLDERGRPVDVWLLEQSIANQIIEEFMLIANETVARHLYHLEAPLLYRVHEEPNPEKLAQLNEFLHGFGFHIPYHNGVHPRFFQDILHKVEGRPEQLVVHTVMLRSLQHARYEPRPLGHFGLAVQLYTHFTSPIRRYPDLIVHRVLWEVLAHGSITPKGKKKLESLMPVYAEQSSARELVAEEAERETVDLKKVEYLRQYLGEIFEGIVVSVTNFGMFVALSKGIEGLVHVSSMTDDYYHFNEKNYTLTGEHTKKVYRIGDRVRVQVARASLEDRQIDFELISNRDKNSGVKSWPHD from the coding sequence TTGGCGAAACAGAGGCAGGTAAAAGAGCCCCGAAAAGGGGTCAAGAAAAAAAGAAAAGAAACCACCCTTAAAGACCAGGTCTTAAATTTATTAACAAAAGCGAACCGGCCCTTGAACATTCAGGAGCTGGCCGGGCAGTTTGATGAAATTGAAATCAGCGACCTTGCCTTTTGCCTCGAGGAGATGGAGGCCGAGGGCGAGGTTATTCGGACCCGCAAAAACAGGTACGGGATTCCCGAAAAAATGAACCTTTACGTCGGGACCCTCCAGGGCCACCCGCAGGGGTACGCCTTTTTGGTTCCTGACAACAAGAGGGTCGGGGACCTGTATATCTCCAGAGAAAACCTGGGCGGAGCGATGCATAACGACCGCGTCATTGTCCGTCCCCTCGGTTACAGTTTAAAGGGGAAACGGCCTGAGGGGGAAGTGATCAGGATCTTAAAGCGGGCCAACGAGAGGGTTGTGGGAACCCTGGAAGAGGAGGGGCGCCACTTCGGTTTCGTGATCCCCGATGATAAAAGATTAGGCTGGGACATTTTTATCCCCCGCGCCAGGATGAAAGGGGTGCGCCGGGGAGACAAGGTAGTTGTAGAAATTACGCAGTGGCCCGGGGCAAGGCGCAGCCCTGAAGGGAAGATAGTTGAGCGTTTCGGAACTACAGGCGAGCCGGGGGTTGATATCCTGGCAATTGTGAAGAAATACGGTCTACCGGAAGATTTTCCGGCACGCGTTCTGTGCGAGGCTGAAAAGATCCCCCTCGACCTTTCCCGGGAGGATCTGGTAGGGCGCTGGGACCTGCGGGAGCTTCCGATGATAACCATTGACGGGGAAGATGCGAAAGACCTCGATGATGCCGTATCGCTGGAGGTTCTTCCTACCGGGAACTACCGGCTTGGGGTTCACATTGCGGATGTCGCCTATTACGTTAAAGAGAACAGCGAATTGGATAAAGAGGCTTTCCGGCGCGGTACCAGCGTCTACCTGGTGGACCGGGTGATCCCGATGCTCCCCCCGCGACTTTCGAACGGGATTTGCAGCCTCAACGCGGGGGAGGACCGTCTTGCCCTGACTGTTTTTATGGAGATCAACCGGGAAGGCCACGTTATCCGCTACGAGATTGGGCCCTCTGTGATCCGGGTTGACGAAAGGATGACCTACACAAATGTGCGCCGGGTTTTAGAGGAGGAGGATCCGGAGCTATGTCACCGCTACGCTTGCTTCGTCGAGACTTTCCACCAGATGAGGGACCTGTGCCTGATTTTACGGAACCGGCGGCAACAGCGGGGGGCTTTAGATTTTGATTTTCCCGAAAGCAAAGTGACACTGGACGAAAGGGGGCGCCCTGTAGATGTCTGGCTCCTGGAGCAGTCCATTGCAAACCAAATAATCGAGGAGTTTATGTTAATTGCCAATGAAACCGTTGCCCGGCATTTGTATCATCTTGAAGCCCCCCTTCTTTACCGGGTTCACGAGGAACCGAATCCGGAGAAACTGGCCCAATTGAACGAGTTTTTGCACGGCTTTGGCTTTCACATTCCTTATCATAACGGCGTTCACCCCCGCTTTTTTCAAGATATTTTACATAAGGTCGAGGGCCGGCCCGAACAGCTGGTTGTCCACACAGTGATGCTCCGTTCCCTGCAGCATGCCCGCTACGAGCCCAGGCCCCTCGGGCACTTTGGCCTGGCCGTCCAGCTGTACACCCATTTTACTTCACCGATCCGGCGCTACCCGGACCTGATCGTCCACCGGGTTTTGTGGGAGGTTCTTGCCCATGGAAGCATTACTCCGAAGGGCAAGAAAAAGCTTGAGAGTCTGATGCCGGTTTATGCGGAACAGAGTTCGGCGCGGGAACTGGTGGCCGAGGAGGCGGAGCGGGAAACGGTCGATCTCAAGAAGGTAGAGTATCTTCGTCAGTATCTGGGAGAAATTTTTGAAGGGATCGTGGTGAGCGTTACGAATTTTGGGATGTTCGTTGCCCTTTCTAAGGGGATCGAAGGGCTCGTTCACGTCTCTTCAATGACTGATGACTACTACCATTTCAATGAAAAAAACTATACCTTGACCGGAGAGCATACAAAGAAGGTCTACCGGATCGGCGACCGGGTGCGGGTCCAGGTGGCGCGGGCGAGCCTGGAAGACCGGCAGATCGACTTTGAGTTGATTTCCAACCGGGACAAAAACTCCGGGGTTAAATCCTGGCCCCACGATTAA